The following are encoded together in the Streptomyces tsukubensis genome:
- a CDS encoding class I SAM-dependent methyltransferase — protein sequence MTTTQFWGDYAQTKPSPRETNAAGERTWFNWTQYPEHGPDEEILRRQGFGMPERALELGCGSGRNIAHLATRGVTSVGLDLSDVQISRARVKWGDVERLHFVHTEATEFLRRAEDRFDAVFSIFGGLWFTDPAVLLPLVHERLNAGGVLAFSHAPAIEGCYGPQGAYKGAFAGDPPILRRWAYTPQMWTGILLNYGFMDVSAVVLSAPHAGDLGTLLVRAVRI from the coding sequence ATGACCACAACCCAGTTCTGGGGCGACTACGCCCAGACCAAGCCGTCCCCTCGCGAGACCAATGCTGCCGGAGAGCGCACGTGGTTCAACTGGACCCAGTACCCGGAGCATGGCCCCGATGAGGAGATCTTGCGCCGTCAGGGCTTCGGCATGCCCGAACGCGCTCTGGAGCTGGGCTGCGGCTCCGGCCGTAACATCGCACACCTCGCCACTCGCGGTGTGACCTCCGTGGGGCTGGACCTGTCAGACGTCCAGATCTCCCGCGCCCGTGTGAAATGGGGAGACGTAGAACGCCTGCACTTCGTTCATACGGAAGCGACCGAATTCCTCCGCAGGGCCGAAGATCGGTTCGACGCCGTGTTCTCCATCTTCGGCGGCCTCTGGTTCACCGACCCCGCCGTATTGCTACCCCTCGTACACGAGCGCCTGAACGCGGGCGGCGTCCTGGCGTTCTCCCACGCACCAGCCATCGAGGGCTGTTACGGACCCCAGGGGGCATACAAGGGGGCCTTTGCAGGCGACCCCCCGATCCTGCGGCGCTGGGCCTACACGCCCCAGATGTGGACCGGAATTCTGCTCAACTACGGCTTCATGGACGTGTCAGCAGTCGTCCTCTCCGCCCCGCATGCTGGAGATCTGGGGACGCTCCTCGTCCGGGCTGTTCGTATCTGA
- a CDS encoding glycine-rich domain-containing protein has translation MPTTDPTTPIKKVDPREIMGEHLLDRLATRITADHPHMGPEYARRIMAETVKFLVAGVECDEPLSPSETVDVGWHTFILHTADYAEFCDRVAGYFIHHNPEYLDEKTHGGAKNVRQRTLDAITAAGFEADLPLWPEVADCHQCHAGCHDSPK, from the coding sequence ATGCCGACGACCGATCCCACCACACCGATCAAGAAGGTTGACCCCCGGGAGATCATGGGTGAGCACCTGCTCGACAGGCTCGCCACCCGCATCACGGCAGATCACCCGCACATGGGCCCTGAGTACGCCCGCCGCATCATGGCGGAGACCGTGAAGTTCCTCGTTGCCGGAGTCGAGTGCGACGAGCCGCTGTCTCCTTCGGAGACGGTCGACGTCGGGTGGCACACGTTCATCCTGCACACGGCGGACTATGCCGAGTTCTGCGACCGGGTGGCGGGATACTTCATCCACCACAACCCTGAGTACCTGGACGAGAAGACCCACGGCGGAGCGAAGAACGTCCGGCAGCGCACACTCGACGCGATCACAGCGGCCGGGTTCGAGGCCGACCTTCCGCTGTGGCCGGAGGTAGCGGACTGCCACCAGTGCCACGCCGGGTGCCACGACAGCCCGAAGTAA
- a CDS encoding helix-turn-helix domain-containing protein, translating to MADRRDRLVRRMKACGYSQERLAHALPVDRTTVGRWVRGEAAPQGFLWPKLARLLKVTPAELESLLSPDETPATATRSEGGDFDDMIRRDFLQLMTMAGAMVSMPTPAASTGSTDYTSMGPHLWQVYSLASSKQSVYPLVRDQAVALSDGLRASHGETHKRLCADAGDLFQLAGEIMFDGNHYTDAAHCYTLAASAAREAGNPDLWACALTRHAFIGLYGDQRYEETAPLVELARDVARRGDTQLSTRHWVSAVQAEVFAAIGDLDSCKRALDEAEEVHSLSGPVHNSGWLRFDGSRLAEERGTCFTKLRHPDLAEDALNAALRQLPPTSRRRGAILADLALIGVQRRDVDQLMSYANEAVCIARQRGSGWVGRKLLGLRKELEPLKSDRRVRDLTEQISALKISG from the coding sequence ATGGCGGACAGGCGTGATCGCTTAGTGCGGCGCATGAAGGCGTGCGGCTACAGTCAAGAACGGTTAGCGCATGCCCTGCCCGTCGACCGAACCACGGTTGGCCGCTGGGTACGCGGAGAGGCAGCCCCGCAGGGCTTCCTCTGGCCGAAGCTCGCACGACTCCTCAAGGTGACCCCGGCGGAGCTGGAGAGCCTGTTATCACCGGACGAGACTCCAGCAACGGCAACGCGGTCCGAGGGGGGTGACTTTGACGACATGATCCGACGCGACTTCTTGCAGCTCATGACCATGGCAGGCGCGATGGTCTCCATGCCCACGCCGGCCGCATCGACGGGGTCAACGGACTACACGAGCATGGGCCCGCACCTCTGGCAGGTGTACTCCCTGGCGTCGTCCAAGCAGTCCGTGTACCCCCTCGTCCGCGATCAGGCAGTCGCGTTGTCCGATGGTCTACGAGCGAGCCACGGAGAGACGCACAAGCGTCTCTGCGCGGACGCCGGTGATCTCTTCCAACTCGCCGGGGAGATCATGTTCGACGGCAACCACTACACGGACGCAGCGCACTGCTACACCCTTGCGGCCAGTGCGGCGCGGGAGGCTGGAAATCCAGACCTGTGGGCCTGCGCCCTGACGCGGCACGCCTTCATCGGCCTGTACGGAGACCAGCGATACGAGGAGACCGCGCCGCTGGTGGAGTTGGCGCGCGATGTGGCTCGACGTGGGGACACGCAGCTTTCCACCCGGCATTGGGTCTCCGCTGTTCAGGCCGAAGTCTTCGCGGCCATAGGAGATCTGGACTCCTGCAAGCGGGCTCTCGATGAAGCCGAAGAGGTCCATTCGCTCTCCGGTCCCGTGCACAACAGCGGATGGTTGAGGTTCGACGGCTCTCGTTTGGCCGAGGAACGCGGTACCTGCTTCACGAAACTCCGGCACCCTGACCTGGCCGAGGATGCCCTTAATGCGGCACTGAGGCAGTTGCCTCCCACGTCTCGCCGGAGGGGTGCCATTCTGGCCGATCTGGCCCTTATCGGGGTGCAGCGGCGGGACGTGGACCAACTCATGTCATATGCGAATGAGGCCGTGTGTATCGCGCGACAACGCGGCTCCGGCTGGGTCGGCCGCAAACTGCTTGGGCTCCGAAAAGAACTCGAACCGCTGAAGTCGGACCGCAGAGTCAGAGACCTGACGGAGCAGATTTCCGCACTGAAAATCTCGGGATGA
- a CDS encoding DUF5949 family protein → MTSTSSAARTFRPAELGTLVVVAWSGKHPDDDHDMPFLLAYPLGDGTEGVEGVSEAARALLADIGLPVGGELLDGTTTHVPVTLLVEAGQAALTMPQLSAQCEVPPEWLLAAKHRGYAYFMFATRPWPQAVPGVAITDQQLAEFVGDEAMLTSSAHSLLPVRSLRG, encoded by the coding sequence GTGACCTCAACCTCCAGCGCTGCGCGCACTTTTCGACCTGCCGAACTGGGAACCCTCGTCGTCGTGGCGTGGAGCGGAAAGCATCCCGACGACGACCACGACATGCCATTTCTGCTCGCCTATCCGCTCGGCGACGGCACCGAGGGAGTCGAGGGCGTCTCGGAGGCGGCCCGCGCCCTTCTCGCCGACATCGGCCTGCCCGTCGGCGGTGAGCTTCTCGACGGGACCACGACCCATGTGCCTGTCACCCTCCTTGTCGAGGCGGGACAGGCCGCGCTGACCATGCCGCAGCTCAGCGCCCAGTGCGAGGTCCCGCCCGAGTGGCTCCTCGCCGCCAAACACCGCGGCTACGCCTACTTCATGTTCGCCACACGCCCCTGGCCGCAGGCCGTTCCCGGTGTAGCCATCACCGATCAGCAGCTCGCCGAGTTCGTGGGCGACGAGGCGATGCTGACCTCGTCCGCGCACAGCCTGCTTCCGGTACGGAGCCTGCGCGGCTGA
- a CDS encoding chaplin translates to MSRTAKAIVLSSVAAAAMAGTAGIASADAGAEAAAVHSPGVLSGNVVQIPLHVPLNLCGNTVDVVGLLNPAFGNTCVNS, encoded by the coding sequence ATGTCGCGTACCGCGAAGGCCATCGTCCTCTCCTCCGTAGCCGCAGCCGCCATGGCCGGCACGGCCGGCATCGCCAGCGCCGACGCCGGCGCCGAGGCTGCGGCCGTCCACTCGCCGGGTGTCCTCTCCGGCAACGTCGTCCAGATCCCGCTCCACGTGCCGCTCAACCTCTGCGGCAACACGGTCGACGTCGTCGGCCTGCTGAACCCCGCGTTCGGCAACACCTGCGTCAACTCCTGA
- a CDS encoding DUF3344 domain-containing protein, with amino-acid sequence MRSRIPGSAAVRRALVCVLALLALAPAMPAAGTPGPRSPRVGALAQGAGEAERIPFTSRWSGVQHGGVVRAANSALTCRRPVSKKAPACAGVRAGRAVGNDDYDLFYADVDNDPNTYNSSRAELRIPPGSQVSYARLYWGGNLRVGEQKPARDNGRVLLAEPGGSYRQVVADTAVGHRDSGDADAYQASADVTDMVRTSGAGSYTVAQINVAMGHSRTGGWGGWTLVAAYEKASEPLRRIALLDGFETLRADSFDQRDLRIRLRDFAVPAGARGRAGFVSYDGDTGTDGDSVAVSTGRSEGVPLGNAVNPANDVFNSTIGEPNRGAKLKRTPSQVNTFGYDSDVFDLRNALRRGGRHLDVEFSSQRDSAWLGALFIEADAQTKRGN; translated from the coding sequence ATGCGAAGTCGAATTCCCGGGTCCGCCGCGGTGCGGCGCGCCCTGGTGTGTGTCCTTGCCCTCCTCGCGCTCGCCCCCGCCATGCCCGCGGCGGGCACGCCGGGGCCGAGGAGCCCGCGGGTCGGCGCCCTCGCACAGGGGGCGGGGGAGGCGGAACGGATCCCCTTCACCTCGCGCTGGAGCGGCGTCCAGCACGGCGGCGTCGTCCGGGCGGCCAACTCGGCGCTCACCTGCCGCCGCCCCGTGTCGAAGAAGGCCCCCGCGTGTGCCGGGGTGCGCGCGGGCCGCGCTGTGGGCAACGACGACTACGACCTCTTCTACGCGGATGTCGACAACGACCCCAACACCTACAACTCCAGCCGCGCCGAGCTGCGGATCCCCCCTGGTTCCCAGGTCTCCTACGCCCGCCTCTACTGGGGCGGCAACCTCCGGGTCGGCGAACAGAAACCGGCGCGGGACAACGGGCGGGTCCTGCTGGCGGAGCCGGGCGGCTCGTACCGGCAGGTGGTGGCCGACACCGCCGTCGGCCACCGGGACTCCGGTGACGCCGACGCCTATCAGGCCTCGGCGGACGTCACGGACATGGTGCGGACCAGTGGCGCGGGCAGCTACACGGTGGCCCAGATCAATGTGGCGATGGGGCATTCGAGGACCGGCGGCTGGGGCGGCTGGACGCTGGTCGCCGCCTACGAGAAGGCGTCGGAGCCGCTGCGGAGGATCGCCCTCCTCGACGGCTTCGAGACGCTGCGCGCCGACAGTTTCGACCAGCGTGATCTCCGTATCCGGCTGCGGGACTTCGCGGTCCCCGCCGGTGCGCGCGGGCGGGCCGGATTCGTCAGTTACGACGGCGACACGGGTACCGACGGGGATTCCGTCGCGGTCTCCACCGGCCGTTCCGAGGGTGTGCCCCTGGGCAATGCGGTAAATCCGGCCAACGATGTCTTCAACTCGACCATCGGAGAGCCCAATCGGGGTGCGAAGTTGAAAAGGACGCCGTCCCAAGTGAATACCTTCGGGTACGACTCCGATGTCTTCGACCTCAGGAACGCCCTGCGCCGCGGCGGCCGTCACCTGGATGTCGAGTTCTCCTCGCAACGTGATTCCGCCTGGCTCGGCGCACTGTTCATCGAGGCCGACGCACAGACCAAACGGGGGAATTGA
- a CDS encoding glycosyltransferase — MLHIVQPVEGGVARVVTDLVRAQRRAGLDVGVACPGAGPLAEGVRRLGAEVHGWEAGRSPGPGLFGETRALAKVVKRVRPDLVHAHSAKAGLAARLAVRGRLPVVFQPHAWSFEAVKGPMAALVLRWERFATRWSSRVICVSEAERRTGERAGVDADYAVIPNGVDLSAYGPRGPLPAAVPGVPGMPSTPVVVCVGRLCRQKGQDVLLDAWPEVRRQIPGATLVLVGDGPDAEALRAAAPASVMFAGAAAETATWYRAADLVVLPSRWEGMALAPLEAMACGRPVVLSEVGGARESLPRQLASPCLVPPEDPRALAAALVTLALDAPLRTALAGHGLRHVRATHDVRHTAEAVAAVYRGVLGATAARAITEAAAVTTATQAREPTEVPKNPDTTNTPKARKNPSTTKATNPPRARNTPQTPTTTEVTEDNEATKAVEAVEATEDRESITP; from the coding sequence GTGCTCCACATCGTCCAGCCGGTCGAGGGAGGCGTGGCCCGCGTGGTCACGGACCTCGTCAGGGCCCAGCGTCGCGCCGGGCTCGATGTGGGGGTCGCGTGCCCAGGCGCGGGGCCGCTCGCCGAGGGCGTACGACGGCTGGGCGCGGAGGTGCACGGCTGGGAGGCGGGCCGTTCGCCGGGGCCCGGCCTCTTCGGGGAGACACGGGCGCTCGCCAAGGTGGTGAAACGGGTACGCCCCGACCTCGTCCACGCCCACAGCGCGAAGGCGGGGCTGGCGGCCAGGCTCGCGGTGCGCGGGCGCCTACCGGTCGTCTTCCAGCCGCACGCCTGGTCGTTCGAGGCCGTGAAAGGTCCCATGGCCGCCCTCGTGCTGCGCTGGGAACGGTTCGCCACCCGCTGGTCGAGCCGGGTGATCTGCGTCAGCGAGGCGGAGCGTCGCACGGGGGAGCGGGCCGGTGTGGACGCCGACTACGCGGTGATCCCCAACGGCGTCGACCTCAGCGCCTACGGCCCCAGGGGGCCGCTCCCCGCAGCCGTGCCCGGTGTCCCGGGGATGCCCTCGACACCCGTCGTCGTCTGCGTCGGCAGGCTGTGCAGGCAGAAAGGGCAGGACGTACTGCTCGACGCCTGGCCCGAGGTGCGGCGGCAGATCCCGGGAGCCACCCTGGTGCTCGTCGGCGACGGCCCCGACGCCGAAGCCCTGCGCGCCGCCGCCCCCGCCTCCGTGATGTTCGCGGGCGCCGCGGCCGAGACCGCGACCTGGTACCGCGCCGCCGACCTCGTCGTACTGCCCTCACGCTGGGAGGGGATGGCGCTCGCGCCGCTCGAAGCCATGGCGTGCGGGCGCCCCGTCGTCCTGAGCGAGGTGGGCGGGGCCAGGGAGAGCCTGCCCCGCCAGCTCGCCTCCCCCTGCCTGGTCCCGCCCGAGGACCCGCGCGCGCTCGCCGCCGCGCTGGTCACCCTGGCGCTGGACGCGCCCCTGCGCACCGCGCTCGCCGGGCACGGGCTGCGCCATGTACGCGCCACCCACGACGTACGGCACACGGCGGAGGCCGTCGCCGCCGTCTACCGCGGGGTGCTCGGTGCCACCGCGGCTCGCGCGATCACCGAGGCCGCCGCGGTCACCACGGCCACGCAGGCCCGCGAGCCCACTGAAGTTCCCAAGAACCCCGACACCACCAACACCCCCAAGGCCCGAAAAAACCCCAGCACCACCAAAGCCACCAACCCCCCCAGGGCCCGCAACACCCCCCAGACCCCCACGACCACCGAAGTCACTGAGGACAACGAGGCCACCAAGGCAGTCGAGGCCGTAGAGGCCACCGAGGACAGGGAGTCCATCACCCCGTGA
- a CDS encoding exopolysaccharide biosynthesis polyprenyl glycosylphosphotransferase, with protein sequence MTAESTVPFPAGQGQPRHPERPREHHGAPAASNGQATSAQTSAGAAERTATGAPRQQTSTAAPGHPGRSAHAATGTLEDDDRASSTAGTGGAASSASLAGAGLGAPREGPDGFAVPSGPTRWRMPAGAALLAVDWAAALAAATLVLPQALYRPLLTAVLLVCVTVLGSRASLYRPTRLSTALDELPVLYGRVVGAWCAVAALVAAVSPARAMALPTLAAAIAVHGALSWTGRGAVYGRRRWARFRRPDSALLLGAGPTPHAVGAALSRGNGCGLRPVGVIGDRSPGGPQPHLPVLSGGEEIQRAVVQNGVRAALLVGQGEGGAQAAQLRLLRAYGCEVWQLDVRPPGQAERGPTEGQIAGYPCRRLDAGPRRGGLGKRLQDVALAAPALLVLSPLLLVCALAVRLCDGPGVLFRQERVGLHGRHFTLLKFRTLRPDTSHESATRWNVAGDRRMSRVGRFLRRSSLDELPQLWNVVRGDMSLVGPRPERPYFVAEFSRTYAGYPARHRAKAGITGLAQISGLRGDTSIEDRCRFDNYYIDHWSLWQDTRILLRTAASLVRPSGS encoded by the coding sequence GTGACCGCGGAAAGCACCGTGCCGTTCCCTGCCGGCCAGGGACAGCCACGTCACCCAGAACGCCCGCGCGAGCACCACGGCGCTCCCGCCGCGAGCAACGGCCAGGCCACCAGTGCGCAGACGAGCGCGGGCGCGGCGGAGCGGACGGCCACGGGCGCCCCCCGTCAGCAGACGTCCACGGCCGCCCCCGGTCACCCGGGCCGGAGCGCGCACGCCGCCACCGGCACCCTTGAGGACGACGACAGGGCCTCGTCCACGGCAGGCACGGGGGGCGCCGCGTCCAGCGCCTCCCTCGCGGGTGCCGGTCTCGGTGCGCCGCGCGAGGGCCCCGACGGGTTCGCCGTGCCGTCCGGGCCGACCCGGTGGCGGATGCCCGCGGGGGCCGCGCTGCTCGCCGTCGACTGGGCCGCCGCCCTCGCCGCGGCGACGCTCGTCCTCCCGCAGGCCCTTTACCGGCCGCTGCTCACCGCCGTACTGCTGGTCTGTGTGACGGTGCTCGGCAGCCGCGCCTCGCTCTACCGGCCCACCAGGCTCTCCACCGCCCTGGACGAACTCCCCGTGCTCTACGGGCGGGTGGTGGGCGCCTGGTGCGCGGTGGCCGCGCTGGTCGCCGCCGTCTCGCCCGCACGCGCGATGGCCCTGCCGACCCTGGCCGCGGCGATCGCCGTGCACGGCGCGCTCTCCTGGACGGGGCGCGGAGCCGTGTACGGGCGAAGACGCTGGGCGCGGTTCAGACGCCCCGACTCCGCGCTGCTCCTCGGCGCGGGACCGACCCCGCACGCCGTCGGCGCGGCGCTGTCCCGGGGGAACGGCTGCGGGCTGAGACCCGTGGGGGTCATCGGCGACCGGTCCCCCGGCGGCCCGCAGCCGCACCTGCCCGTGCTCAGCGGCGGTGAGGAGATCCAGCGCGCGGTGGTCCAGAACGGGGTCAGGGCCGCGCTCCTCGTCGGCCAGGGCGAGGGCGGCGCCCAGGCGGCGCAGCTGAGACTGCTCAGGGCGTACGGCTGCGAGGTGTGGCAGCTCGACGTACGCCCTCCGGGGCAGGCGGAACGCGGCCCCACCGAGGGCCAGATCGCCGGTTACCCGTGCAGGCGTCTCGACGCGGGCCCCCGCCGCGGCGGCCTCGGCAAACGCCTCCAGGACGTGGCGCTCGCCGCCCCCGCGCTCCTCGTACTCTCCCCGCTGCTGCTGGTCTGCGCCCTCGCCGTGCGGCTCTGCGACGGCCCAGGCGTCCTCTTCAGGCAGGAGCGGGTGGGACTGCACGGCCGCCACTTCACACTGCTGAAATTCCGTACGCTGCGGCCCGACACCTCGCACGAGTCGGCGACGCGCTGGAACGTCGCGGGTGACCGGCGGATGAGCCGGGTCGGGCGGTTCTTGCGACGCTCCTCGCTCGACGAGCTGCCGCAGCTCTGGAACGTCGTACGCGGCGACATGAGCCTCGTCGGACCGCGCCCGGAACGCCCTTACTTCGTGGCCGAGTTCAGCAGGACCTACGCCGGATACCCGGCCCGCCACCGCGCCAAGGCCGGTATCACGGGGCTCGCGCAGATCAGCGGATTGCGCGGGGACACCTCCATCGAGGACCGCTGCCGCTTCGACAACTACTACATCGACCACTGGTCGCTCTGGCAGGACACCCGCATCCTGCTGCGCACCGCCGCCTCCCTCGTACGCCCCTCGGGGAGCTGA
- a CDS encoding O-antigen ligase family protein has product MVTWIRAVPLGARPLLPVLAVVALLAVPPPSGGGEGGGFTVADAASALLVLFCAVRVVRSMALPLTRAAAVLFALPVLGLTVAALGARDPVLGVTGLGRYLQVFVLVPAAVLVLLRGRRDFRTVAASIVLLALYQGALGVTQYLTGTGASYMGDDVRAVGTFGAGDVMGMATVVAFGLICAVGLALDPAPGAIRLQRPIALGCALVLLLPLALSFSRGAWIATVVAVGAQLLLAGVRGAVRVLAAVTASAVVLIGGFGVGGAMLQDRASSITRVADAPDQSVTDRYSMWAAAVDMWREQPVTGVGLKGFPAHRDSYASLALSSGSDTAGAGMGFHVQALLSPHNMYLLVLSEQGLLGLTLLAGGWAALLVLGVRRLIAARRAGAGGDCGLVACGLLIWQLVDFAYGDIGGPSTVLTAVVLGLVAWWALAVGEPHGPRETASAEGRTG; this is encoded by the coding sequence CTGGTGACGTGGATTCGGGCGGTGCCCCTCGGGGCGCGCCCCCTGCTGCCCGTCCTCGCCGTCGTCGCACTGCTCGCCGTCCCGCCGCCCTCGGGGGGCGGCGAGGGCGGCGGGTTCACCGTCGCCGACGCGGCCTCCGCGCTCCTCGTGCTGTTCTGCGCGGTGCGCGTGGTGCGCTCCATGGCCCTTCCGCTGACCAGGGCGGCCGCCGTCCTGTTCGCCCTGCCCGTACTCGGCCTCACGGTCGCCGCCCTGGGCGCGCGGGACCCCGTCCTCGGCGTCACCGGGCTCGGCCGCTACCTCCAGGTGTTCGTCCTGGTCCCGGCGGCCGTGCTGGTGCTCCTGCGCGGGCGCCGTGACTTCCGTACCGTCGCCGCCTCCATCGTCCTGCTCGCCCTGTATCAGGGGGCGTTGGGGGTGACGCAGTACCTGACGGGGACGGGCGCCTCGTACATGGGCGACGATGTCAGGGCCGTCGGCACCTTCGGGGCGGGCGACGTGATGGGCATGGCGACCGTCGTCGCCTTCGGGCTGATCTGCGCCGTCGGTCTCGCCCTCGACCCGGCGCCCGGGGCCATAAGGCTCCAGCGCCCGATCGCACTCGGCTGCGCGCTCGTCCTGCTGCTGCCCCTCGCGCTCTCCTTCAGCCGGGGCGCGTGGATCGCCACCGTCGTCGCCGTCGGCGCCCAGCTGCTGCTGGCCGGGGTACGCGGGGCGGTCCGGGTACTCGCCGCCGTGACCGCGAGCGCCGTGGTCCTGATCGGCGGCTTCGGCGTCGGCGGGGCGATGCTCCAGGACCGTGCCTCCAGCATCACGCGGGTGGCCGACGCCCCCGACCAGTCCGTCACCGACCGCTACAGCATGTGGGCGGCGGCCGTCGACATGTGGCGCGAACAACCGGTCACAGGCGTCGGGTTGAAGGGGTTCCCCGCCCACCGCGACAGCTACGCGTCCCTCGCGCTCTCCTCGGGCAGCGACACGGCGGGCGCGGGCATGGGCTTCCACGTCCAGGCACTGCTCTCCCCGCACAACATGTACCTGCTCGTCCTCAGCGAACAGGGGCTGCTCGGCCTGACGCTGCTCGCGGGCGGCTGGGCGGCCCTCCTCGTCCTCGGCGTGCGCCGCCTCATCGCCGCCCGCCGCGCGGGAGCGGGCGGCGACTGCGGTCTGGTCGCGTGCGGACTGCTCATCTGGCAGCTCGTGGACTTCGCGTACGGGGACATCGGCGGCCCCTCGACGGTGCTGACCGCGGTCGTGCTTGGCCTCGTGGCCTGGTGGGCGCTGGCGGTGGGAGAGCCTCACGGCCCGCGCGAGACGGCGTCCGCCGAAGGCCGCACCGGATGA
- the murJ gene encoding murein biosynthesis integral membrane protein MurJ, producing MTEIREGRDRMTDPASPPQGPVRSAPVAGAPAKEATPAAEAVTLPAQARRRTRVPSNRFLARAAGLTAVLTVAGSLLGLVRDQALAHFFGAGPDTDAFLVAWTVPEVASTLLIEDGTALVLVPAFSLALALRVAGSTGRDPVHELVRYTLPRFAAALALVAAVLIAGAPLLVDVLAPGLPDPRTAVDCTRLTATCALTFGLTGYCGAALRTHRRYVSPASIYVAYNIGIITAMVVLGSYGGWGVRSAAAGVAIGGGLMVLVQAPFVRSELRARRTVAVPEGDRPADAGTTTGKGLGRRLFAPAMLGPVLLFALLRQSQVLIERFLASELPAGAISHLNYAQKVAQVPMVMSLMLCTVTFPVVAQALADGDTEQARRRVERDLALAGCIVLIGAATVIAAAPQIVGLLFERGAFTPADTAATADVMRVYALGLLGHTLVGALIRSYFSAARTTWYPAAAMAAGLTVTAVAGAFASGVWNLPGVGPLPGAGILGIAAANALGITVTAVVMLLGLSGRTVPIRTGTVARGLAGLTVAAGCATGAGLLAAAPFDNAVAGLACCALCVVTVFVAVAHVLRVRDVTSAVRTLTTALATATRKLRHVR from the coding sequence ATGACGGAGATCAGGGAGGGACGTGACCGCATGACGGACCCCGCAAGCCCGCCGCAAGGGCCCGTGCGGAGCGCCCCCGTGGCCGGCGCCCCTGCGAAGGAGGCCACCCCCGCCGCGGAGGCCGTGACCCTGCCCGCCCAGGCGCGGCGGCGCACCCGGGTCCCCTCCAACCGGTTCCTGGCCCGAGCGGCGGGGCTCACCGCGGTCCTCACCGTCGCGGGTTCCCTGCTGGGACTCGTACGGGACCAGGCGCTGGCGCACTTCTTCGGCGCGGGGCCCGACACCGACGCCTTCCTGGTGGCGTGGACCGTACCCGAGGTCGCGTCGACGCTGCTCATCGAGGACGGCACCGCCCTCGTCCTCGTACCGGCCTTCAGCCTCGCGCTCGCCCTGCGCGTGGCGGGAAGTACGGGCAGGGACCCCGTACACGAGCTGGTGCGCTACACGCTGCCCCGGTTCGCCGCCGCCCTCGCCCTGGTCGCGGCGGTACTCATCGCGGGGGCGCCGCTCCTCGTGGACGTCCTCGCCCCCGGCCTGCCCGACCCGCGGACGGCCGTCGACTGCACCCGGCTGACCGCCACCTGCGCCCTCACCTTCGGCCTCACCGGATACTGCGGCGCCGCCCTGCGCACCCACCGCCGCTACGTCTCGCCCGCCTCCATCTACGTCGCCTACAACATCGGCATCATCACCGCGATGGTGGTCCTCGGCTCCTACGGCGGCTGGGGCGTACGCTCGGCCGCCGCCGGGGTGGCCATCGGCGGCGGGCTGATGGTGCTGGTCCAGGCCCCCTTCGTCCGGTCGGAGCTGCGCGCCCGCAGGACGGTCGCCGTGCCGGAAGGCGACCGCCCCGCCGACGCGGGGACGACCACGGGCAAGGGGCTCGGCCGGCGGCTCTTCGCCCCCGCGATGCTCGGGCCCGTCCTGCTCTTCGCGCTGCTGCGCCAGTCACAGGTGCTGATCGAACGGTTCCTCGCCTCCGAGCTTCCCGCGGGAGCCATCTCGCACCTCAACTACGCGCAGAAGGTCGCGCAGGTGCCGATGGTCATGTCGCTGATGCTGTGCACCGTCACCTTCCCCGTCGTCGCCCAGGCCCTCGCCGACGGCGACACGGAACAGGCGCGCCGCCGCGTGGAGCGTGACCTCGCGCTCGCCGGGTGCATCGTGCTGATCGGGGCCGCCACCGTCATCGCGGCGGCGCCGCAGATCGTCGGGCTGCTCTTCGAACGCGGGGCGTTCACCCCGGCGGACACCGCGGCCACCGCCGACGTCATGCGCGTCTACGCGCTCGGGCTGCTCGGCCACACCCTCGTGGGGGCGCTCATCAGGTCGTACTTCTCCGCGGCGCGCACCACCTGGTACCCGGCGGCCGCGATGGCGGCGGGACTCACCGTCACCGCCGTCGCGGGGGCGTTCGCCTCCGGCGTGTGGAACCTCCCCGGAGTCGGCCCGCTCCCCGGCGCGGGCATCCTCGGCATCGCCGCCGCCAACGCCCTCGGCATCACCGTCACCGCCGTCGTGATGCTGCTCGGACTGAGCGGCAGGACCGTGCCGATCCGCACGGGCACGGTCGCCCGCGGACTCGCGGGGCTCACCGTCGCCGCGGGCTGCGCCACGGGGGCCGGGCTGCTCGCCGCGGCCCCGTTCGACAACGCCGTCGCGGGACTGGCCTGTTGCGCGCTCTGCGTCGTCACCGTCTTCGTCGCCGTCGCTCACGTACTGCGCGTGCGGGACGTCACCTCCGCCGTACGCACCCTCACCACCGCCCTGGCCACCGCGACCAGAAAGCTGCGCCATGTCCGTTGA